In Coffea eugenioides isolate CCC68of chromosome 4, Ceug_1.0, whole genome shotgun sequence, the genomic stretch CATGTGTCTATTTGCTTATTATCTCGAATttcttaattctttcagatggccaaaagtAAAATTATTTAACtctttggatatcactattctggaatctgatgatgacaatctctatatcactcacgacttggaaGTTATGGAATCCGGATTTCAGAGCGAGAGTGATAGTGAGGAAGTgtttgattctttttcaaaagatcttgaacaatatgaggagaaatCTAAACtgaacctggaagaaacagaagtTGTTAACATTGGTACTGAGACTGAGGTTAAGGAAATACAAATCAGCATTCATTTGAACAAAAAGCAGAAAGAAGAGATGATCGAATTTTTGTCTATGTTCCGAGATGTGTTTGCATGGTCTTATGATGATATGACTAGCATTTCGACTGATGTAGTGGTGCACAGATTACCCACAAACCCCGATTTTCCACCAGTAAAGCAAAGACCCcgtaaattcaaaccagatatgagcctcaaaataaaagagcaaattgaaaaacagcTTAAGACTAATATTATCATTGTATCCCATTACCCTGTTTGGCTCtcgaatccagtccctgttccaaagaaaaatggagaagtgCGAGTCTGTGTTGACTATAGGGACCTAAATAAGGCCAGCCTTAAAGATGACTTTCATTTGCCAAATATCCATATCATTCTAGACAACACTGCCGGACACGAAATTGAATCTTTCTGTGATTGTTTCGCTGGATATCATCAGATCTTAATGGCTTAGGAGGATAGAGAAAAAATTGCTTTTATCACCCCTTGGGACACCTTTTGCTATCGAGTAATGCCGTTTGGTTTAAAGAATGCCGGAGCTACTTATCAAAGGACTATGACTACTTTGTTTCATGACATGATCCACaaggagatggaggtctacgtggatgacattATAATCAAATCCAAGAAAGTCGAGGACCATTTGATGGATTTAAGGAAGTTGTTTGAAAGGTTGcgaaagtacaatttgaagttaaatcctGCAAAGTGCGCCTTTGGAGCACCAGCTGGTAAATTGTTAGGTTTCATTGTCAGCAAGAAGGGCATAGAGATAGACCCGGTAAAGATCAAGGCAATTCGAGACATGCCAGTGCCGAAAACGCAGAAAGATGTGAAAAGCTTTTTGGGGAAGATTAACTTCATTGGAAGATTCATTGCCCAATTAACCGCGACGTGTGAGCCACTATTCAAGTTGTTAAAAAAGAATGTGCCGTTGCATTGGAATGAGGAATGCCAACAAGCTtttgacaagattaaagattatttgctgCAGCCTCCGGTCCTAGTGCCACCCAAACTGGGCCGGCCTTTGATCATGTACTTATCTGTGCTCGACGGAGCGGTAGGGTGTGTTCTAGGTCAGCACGATGACTCGGGAAGGAAAGAGCAAGCCATCTACTATCTTAGCAAGAAATTCACGCAgtatgaggctaattattcatttatCGAGAAAAGCTGCTGTGCTTTGGCCTGGGCAGCTCAAAAGTTAAGGCACTACCTGCTAAGTCATACTACCTACCTCATTTCCCGCTCCGATCCTTTGAAATACCTCTTGGAGAAGCCGATGCCAACTGGGCGTCTAGCCAAATGGCAGATGATTCTTTCGGAGTTTGACATTGTTTTCACTTCGCAAAAGGCCatcaaggggcaagctatagccGACCATTTGGCAGAAAATCAAAAGGACGATGATTATCAACCGCTCCATACCTATTTCCCTGATGAAAAGGCTTTATTTGTTGATGCCGTAGAAGATATGAGCGAGCAGTGCCCGGAATGGAGATTGTTTTTCGATGGTGCAGCTAATTCTTTTGGAGTCGGAATAGGAGCAGTCCTTGTATCCCTGGAGGGGAGGCATTACCCTGGAGCCGCTAAGTTGCAATTTGCTTGCACGAACAACATGGCCGAGTATGAAGCATGTATTTTTGGTCTtaaaatggctttggaaatggaGGTTAAGGAGTTAATAACTTTTAGTGATTCAGATTTACTTGTGCACCAAACGTTGAAGCAGTGGGTAATCAAAGATTCAAAAATCCTGCCATACCATTGTAATTTGCTCAATTTGGCTAAACAATTTCAAAGTTTGGAATTCAGACATCTCCCACGAGCTCGAAATGCATTTGCAGATGCCTTGGCCACTTTATCTTCCATGATACAATATCCGGACGAATTGGGAATCGAGCCTATCCGGATTCAACTCCAAGACAAGCCTGCTCATTGTTGGGTCATAGACAAGACATCTGGCAAAAGTCCTTGGTACAATGATATTAAGGAATTCATCAAAACCGGATCTTACCCTCCGGAAGCTAGTACAAATGACAAGGGTTTGCTGCGCAGAATGGCCTCGaagtttttcttaaatggagagGTATTATACAAAAGGacctcagatttgaacctcttaAGGTGCGTCGATGAAAATGAAGCTCAATACATGATGAAGGAGGTGCATAGCGGCGTCTGCGGACCCCACATGAATGGACATTTGTTggcgaagaaaatcatgagaaccgggtATTTTTGGCTTACAATGGAACACGATTGCATAgattttgtccggagatgtattAAATGTCAAATGCATGGCGACGTCATACGCGCTCCTCCTACCGAGTTACATAGCATGATTGCTCCATGGCCCTGCTCAATATGGGGTATGGATGTGATTGGCACAATTGACCCTCCTGCTTCAAATGggcatcgatttatattggtggcaattgaGTACTTCACCAAATGGGTCGAAGCGGAATCATTCAAGCATGTGACAAAGAAGGTGGTGGCGAATTTCTTAAGAGATCACATCATATGCAGATTTGGGGTGCCGGAAACATTGATTacagacaatgccaagaatctcaACAATGATATGGTGGACGGGCTATGCGAACAGTTCAAAGTCAGACATCGCAACTCTGCCATCTATAGACcgcagatgaatggagctgtagaggccgcaaacaagaatttgaagaagatcaTTCGTAAAATGACTGAAAAGCATCGTGACTGGCATGACAAGCTCCCTTACGCACTAATGGCGTATCGGACTTCTATCCGAACATCAACTGGGGCAACACCCTACTCgctcatgtatggaatggaagcagTGCTGCCTGTCGAGGTCGATATCCCTTCATTGCGTATTCTAATGGAGACCAAGTTGGAGGAGGCTGATTGGATAAAGCAGCGTTATGAACAACTCTCTTTGATTGATGAAAGACGGCTTAATGCC encodes the following:
- the LOC113769201 gene encoding uncharacterized protein LOC113769201 gives rise to the protein MPFGLKNAGATYQRTMTTLFHDMIHKEMEVYVDDIIIKSKKVEDHLMDLRKLFERLRKYNLKLNPAKCAFGAPAGKLLGFIVSKKGIEIDPVKIKAIRDMPVPKTQKDVKSFLGKINFIGRFIAQLTATCEPLFKLLKKNVPLHWNEECQQAFDKIKDYLLQPPVLVPPKLGRPLIMYLSVLDGAVGCVLGQHDDSGRKEQAIYYLSKKFTQYEANYSFIEKSCCALAWAAQKLRHYLLSHTTYLISRSDPLKYLLEKPMPTGRLAKWQMILSEFDIVFTSQKAIKGQAIADHLAENQKDDDYQPLHTYFPDEKALFVDAVEDMSEQCPEWRLFFDGAANSFGVGIGAVLVSLEGRHYPGAAKLQFACTNNMAEYEACIFGLKMALEMEVKELITFSDSDLLVHQTLKQWVIKDSKILPYHCNLLNLAKQFQSLEFRHLPRARNAFADALATLSSMIQYPDELGIEPIRIQLQDKPAHCWVIDKTSGKSPWYNDIKEFIKTGSYPPEASTNDKGLLRRMASKFFLNGEVLYKRTSDLNLLRCVDENEAQYMMKEVHSGVCGPHMNGHLLAKKIMRTGYFWLTMEHDCIDFVRRCIKCQMHGDVIRAPPTELHSMIAPWPCSIWGMDVIGTIDPPASNGHRFILVAIEYFTKWVEAESFKHVTKKVVANFLRDHIICRFGVPETLITDNAKNLNNDMVDGLCEQFKVRHRNSAIYRPQMNGAHRDWHDKLPYALMAYRTSIRTSTGATPYSLMYGMEAVLPVEVDIPSLRILMETKLEEADWIKQRYEQLSLIDERRLNAICHGQCYQKRMARAYNKKVHLRTFEEGDKVLKRILPVQDEAKGKFAPNWQGPFIVQKA